A section of the Scylla paramamosain isolate STU-SP2022 chromosome 33, ASM3559412v1, whole genome shotgun sequence genome encodes:
- the LOC135089473 gene encoding uncharacterized protein LOC135089473, producing MDFLDDLADLKCHLLDDLHRRPRHSSAASSQTTALTFSPVTTPPSTICLNKNTAFPDDHGARQRRLPGRPRRPPAPPSRTTTAPASVASPDDNGAHQRRLPGRPRCPPAPPSRTTTAPTSAAFTDDHGARQRCLPGRPRRPPALPPRTTTAPTSAAFPDDTAPIKSPPPPANAAYLDDHGVRQHRFPGRPRHSPATPPSTTTAPASASSPDDQGALQLRFPGRPQHPAASPSRTTKAPPSRSWRLAAPPSRTTTEPSRTTTKPSSTFSLHDHGALPDDHAALQLRLPGRPRLPSAPPSRTTTPPTSAAFPDDHAVLHLLSGRPRRPPSRPHRPSAPPSRTTTPPISTAFPDDHAAH from the coding sequence ATGGATTTCTTAGACGATCTCGCCGATCTCAAGTGCCACCTGCTGGACGACCTTCATAGACGACCACGCCACTCCTCAGCGGCTTCCTCCCAGACGACAGCCTTGACATTCTCTCCAGTCACCACGCCGCCCTCCACCATCTGTTTAAACAAGAACACCGCCTTCCCGGACGACCACGGCGCCCGCCAGCGTCGCCTCCCCGGACGACCACGGCGCCCACCAGCGCCGCCTTCCCGGACGACCACGGCGCCCGCCAGCGTCGCCTCCCCGGACGACAACGGCGCCCACCAGCGCCGCCTTCCCGGACGACCACGGTGCCCACCAGCGCCGCCTTCCCGGACGACCACGGCGCCCACCAGCGCCGCCTTCACGGACGACCACGGCGCCCGCCAGCGTTGCCTCCCCGGACGACCAAGGCGCCCACCAGCGCTGCCTCCACGGACGACCACGGCGCCCACCAGCGCCGCCTTCCCGGACGACACAGCGCCCATCAAGTCGCCTCCCCCGCCCGCCAACGCCGCCTACCTGGACGACCACGGCGTCCGCCAGCACCGCTTCCCCGGACGACCACGGCACTCTCCAGCGACGCCTCCCTCGACGACGACGGCGCCCGCCAGCGCCTCCTCCCCGGACGACCAAGGCGCCCTGCAGCTCCGCTTCCCCGGTCGACCACAGCACCCTGCAGCGTCGCCTTCCCGGACGACCAAGGCGCCACCTTCCCGATCATGGCGCCTTGCAGCGCCGCCTTCCCGGACGACCACGGAGCCCTCCCGGACGACCACGAAGCCCTCCAGCACATTCTCCCTGCACGACCACGGCGCCCTCCCGGACGACCACGCTGCCCTCCAGCTGCGCCTTCCCGGACGACCACGCCTCCCATCAGCGCCGCCTTCCCGGACGACCACGCCGCCTACCAGCGCCGCTTTCCCAGACGACCACGCtgtcctccatctcctttctgGACGACCACGGCGGCCTCCCTCACGACCACACCGCCCATCAGCGCCGCCTTCCCGGACGACCACGCCGCCCATCAGCACCGCCTTCCCGGACGACCACGCCGCCCACTAG